From one Lolium rigidum isolate FL_2022 chromosome 4, APGP_CSIRO_Lrig_0.1, whole genome shotgun sequence genomic stretch:
- the LOC124707346 gene encoding photosystem II reaction center W protein, chloroplastic-like — protein sequence MATISATAATVAVAGRPSLGLGLPQLRVTRAERLRCAYSKDGKEAIPAVIKGGVPLLGAATAMATAAAPAMALVDERVSTEGTGLSLGLSNNLLGWILLGVFGLIWSLYTVYSSTLDDDDESGGLSL from the exons ATGGCAACGATCAGCGCCACTGCGGCCACGGTCGCTGTCGCCGGCAGGCCGTCGCTGGGCCTAG GGCTGCCCCAGCTGAGGGTGACCAGGGCCGAGAGGCTGAGGTGCGCCTACTCCAAGGACGGTAAGGAGGCGATTCCTGCCGTCATCAAGGGCGGCGTGCCGCTGCTCGGCGCGGCCACCGCCATGGCCACGGCTGCGGCGCCGGCGATGGCGCTGGTGGACGAGCGGGTGTCCACGGAGGGGACCGGACTCAGCTTAGGTCTCAGCAACAACCTGCTGGGGTGGATCCTGCTCGGCGTCTTCGGCCTCATCTGGTCCCTCTACACCGTCTACTCCTCCAccctcgacgacgacgacgagtccgGCGGCCTCTCGCTCTGA